A window of the Lysinibacillus irui genome harbors these coding sequences:
- a CDS encoding inositol monophosphatase family protein, translating to MDLQQIDEFAKSIIFEAGKRIREAFSYNLVIETKSGANDLVTNIDRETELFFIKQIKAFDPTHKILGEEGMGEKVETLDGVVWIIDPIDGTMNFVKQHRHFMISIGIFVNGVGKLGYIFDVMREDLFNAISGQGAWYNNTPLRKLQSVTMDESVIGINAHWVAPNRHIHHEKVIEMVRKVRGTRSYGSAAMEIAFVVSGKLDAYVSMRLAPWDIAGGTIIAQEVGAVATNLHGEGFDFLHQDTFIIANPSIHKELLEKYIVPYE from the coding sequence ATGGACTTACAACAAATTGATGAATTTGCGAAAAGTATTATTTTTGAAGCTGGAAAACGTATTCGTGAGGCTTTTTCGTATAATCTAGTCATTGAGACAAAATCAGGTGCAAATGATCTTGTTACTAATATTGACCGAGAGACCGAATTATTCTTTATCAAGCAAATTAAAGCTTTTGATCCAACCCATAAAATCTTAGGAGAAGAAGGAATGGGCGAAAAAGTGGAAACGTTAGATGGAGTTGTTTGGATTATTGATCCGATTGATGGCACGATGAATTTCGTCAAGCAACATCGTCATTTCATGATTTCCATCGGTATTTTTGTGAATGGTGTAGGTAAGTTAGGGTACATATTTGATGTCATGCGTGAGGATCTATTTAATGCCATCTCGGGTCAGGGGGCATGGTATAACAATACACCCTTGCGTAAACTTCAGTCGGTTACAATGGATGAATCAGTTATTGGCATTAATGCACATTGGGTAGCGCCCAATCGACATATTCACCATGAAAAAGTAATAGAAATGGTGCGCAAAGTGCGTGGTACACGGTCCTACGGATCAGCGGCAATGGAAATTGCATTTGTAGTGAGTGGCAAATTAGATGCCTATGTCTCCATGCGTCTAGCACCATGGGATATTGCAGGCGGGACTATTATCGCTCAAGAGGTTGGAGCCGTTGCCACAAATTTACACGGAGAAGGCTTTGATTTTCTTCATCAGGATACTTTTATCATCGCTAATCCTTCAATCCATAAAGAATTATTGGAAAAATATATTGTGCCATATGAATAA
- a CDS encoding UPF0223 family protein, giving the protein MEYSYPFSTDWSTEEIVDVVQFFEGIEKAYEKGIKREIMLAKYRRFKEIVPSQAEEKSIFREFEEASGYISYPVVKQTKEAEDGTIIKILPKGGR; this is encoded by the coding sequence ATGGAATATTCATATCCGTTTTCAACTGATTGGTCCACAGAGGAGATTGTGGATGTTGTTCAATTCTTCGAGGGAATCGAGAAAGCTTATGAAAAGGGCATCAAGCGTGAAATCATGCTAGCTAAATATCGTCGCTTTAAAGAGATAGTCCCTTCACAAGCTGAGGAAAAATCAATTTTTCGTGAATTTGAAGAGGCAAGTGGCTATATTAGCTATCCTGTCGTGAAACAAACAAAGGAAGCCGAAGATGGTACGATAATAAAAATCTTGCCTAAAGGTGGTCGATAA
- a CDS encoding CidA/LrgA family protein: protein MLKENFAALLLRVVRIIVQIGILTIFYYMGVGIVSYLHIPLPGSVIGLLLLALSLIFKIIKVEYIQDGASFLIGILTLFFIPATVGVIDYPELMSMTGLLIILAVIASTLISIYITGLLTQIIEKKELAKKENAETTVEEGKGELSVD, encoded by the coding sequence ATGTTGAAAGAAAATTTTGCTGCACTATTGTTGCGAGTTGTTCGGATTATTGTTCAAATTGGCATACTAACCATTTTTTATTATATGGGAGTAGGGATAGTATCGTATTTACATATACCTCTTCCAGGAAGTGTTATTGGATTATTGTTATTAGCACTTTCACTCATTTTTAAAATCATTAAGGTTGAATATATTCAAGATGGAGCAAGTTTTCTCATTGGCATCTTAACGTTATTTTTCATACCTGCAACAGTAGGTGTTATTGATTATCCAGAACTCATGTCAATGACTGGACTGCTCATTATCTTAGCCGTTATAGCTAGTACATTAATCTCTATTTATATCACAGGTCTACTGACACAAATCATTGAGAAAAAAGAATTGGCGAAAAAGGAAAACGCAGAAACAACTGTTGAAGAAGGAAAGGGGGAGTTATCCGTTGATTGA
- a CDS encoding YktB family protein, with the protein MSKIKWTNKDFKVFTIDGLEQRMDALNIQVRPKFNQLGEQFATYFSSQLGEEFFPHVAKHARRTVNPPKDSWVAFAPYKRGYKSLPHFQIGLWHTHLFIVLAIIYEAPQKNVMAERLLAHKSLLEQLPNDFIVSGDHMSPEAISLEEAKEEDNLEALLIRLRDVKKGEFLIGRHIPKEQATKLTASELHQLTEETFESLLPIYNIIVGK; encoded by the coding sequence TTGTCAAAAATAAAGTGGACAAACAAAGACTTTAAAGTTTTTACAATAGACGGTTTAGAACAAAGAATGGATGCGTTAAATATACAGGTACGTCCAAAATTCAATCAGCTAGGAGAACAGTTTGCTACTTATTTTTCTAGCCAGTTAGGCGAAGAATTCTTTCCACATGTTGCCAAACATGCTCGAAGAACTGTCAACCCGCCAAAAGATAGTTGGGTTGCCTTTGCTCCCTATAAAAGAGGTTATAAATCATTGCCTCACTTTCAGATTGGTCTATGGCACACACATTTATTCATCGTGTTAGCTATTATTTATGAAGCACCTCAAAAAAATGTAATGGCTGAACGTTTACTAGCTCATAAATCATTACTAGAGCAGCTTCCTAATGACTTTATTGTGTCTGGAGACCATATGTCCCCTGAAGCCATTTCTCTCGAAGAGGCAAAAGAAGAAGACAACCTTGAAGCATTGCTTATACGTCTGCGAGATGTCAAAAAGGGTGAGTTCTTAATTGGTCGACACATTCCAAAAGAGCAGGCAACAAAGCTTACTGCTAGCGAATTACACCAATTAACAGAAGAAACGTTTGAAAGCCTACTTCCTATTTACAATATCATCGTTGGAAAATAG
- a CDS encoding DUF5325 family protein: MNRAKIVMAIYALAAVLAMCSIGYSVAASNVFGVIAGIVATCVIFMTAFKMKRKLRAQGLL, encoded by the coding sequence ATGAATCGTGCAAAAATCGTAATGGCCATCTATGCATTAGCAGCTGTATTAGCAATGTGCTCTATCGGCTATTCTGTTGCGGCTAGTAATGTATTTGGTGTAATAGCAGGCATTGTGGCTACTTGTGTCATTTTCATGACAGCCTTTAAAATGAAGCGTAAACTACGTGCACAAGGATTACTTTAA
- a CDS encoding aminotransferase class I/II-fold pyridoxal phosphate-dependent enzyme, whose product MSQLETPLFDVLLKHRNRHPIQFHIPGHKKGQGMDPAFREFVGDNVLSIDLINIAPLDDLHSPKGAIKEAQNLAAEAFGADHTFFSVQGTSGAIMTMILTVVGPGDKILVPRNVHKSIMSAIVFAGAIPIFIHPEVDSEYGISHGISPEAVEKALNAYPDTKAVLVINPTYFGFTADLKRIVEIAHDRNIPVVVDEAHGVHIKFHDDLPYSAMEAGADMAATSVHKLGGSMTQTSILNVREGLVSAKRVQAVFSMLTTTSTSYPLLASLDTARRQLAIHGYDLIDDALRLAKDARKRINQIPHLKCAGKEKLHSSATYDMDPLKLLISVKDLGISGHRAEEWLRHNANIEVELSDLYNILCLVTLGDTKKEINLLVNALTRMSKAFDSEAAITEALVNVPEIPALAMSPRDAFYADTEVVPLAEADNCICAEFIMVYPPGIPIFIPGEIITQENIHYIQMNIEAGLPVQGPEDTTLKTIRVIKERKPIF is encoded by the coding sequence TTGTCACAACTAGAGACTCCATTGTTCGACGTATTACTTAAACATCGGAACAGACATCCCATACAGTTCCATATTCCAGGCCATAAGAAAGGGCAAGGGATGGACCCTGCTTTCCGTGAATTCGTCGGCGACAACGTTTTATCAATTGATTTAATTAATATTGCTCCACTAGACGATTTACATTCACCAAAGGGTGCTATTAAAGAAGCACAAAACCTTGCAGCAGAAGCCTTTGGTGCTGATCATACATTCTTTTCCGTTCAAGGTACTAGTGGCGCCATCATGACGATGATTCTGACCGTCGTCGGTCCAGGTGATAAAATTCTAGTGCCACGGAATGTTCATAAATCCATTATGTCTGCGATTGTATTCGCTGGTGCAATTCCAATTTTTATTCACCCTGAAGTTGACAGTGAATATGGGATTTCTCATGGCATCTCCCCTGAAGCTGTTGAGAAAGCATTAAATGCTTACCCAGATACAAAGGCAGTACTTGTTATTAATCCTACCTATTTTGGCTTTACAGCTGATTTAAAGCGTATTGTCGAAATTGCTCATGATCGTAATATTCCGGTTGTAGTAGATGAAGCTCATGGTGTCCACATAAAATTCCATGATGACCTACCGTATTCCGCAATGGAAGCCGGCGCTGATATGGCTGCGACAAGCGTTCACAAGCTCGGTGGTTCCATGACACAAACATCTATTTTAAATGTACGTGAAGGTCTTGTTTCAGCAAAACGTGTACAAGCTGTATTTTCCATGCTAACAACTACGTCAACATCATACCCATTACTTGCTTCGCTCGACACAGCTCGACGCCAGCTAGCTATTCATGGATATGATTTAATCGACGATGCACTGCGTTTAGCTAAGGATGCACGTAAACGGATCAATCAGATCCCGCATTTAAAATGTGCAGGTAAGGAAAAACTACACTCCTCTGCAACCTATGATATGGATCCATTAAAACTTCTTATTAGTGTAAAAGATTTAGGTATTTCTGGCCACAGAGCTGAAGAATGGTTACGTCATAACGCTAATATTGAAGTGGAACTATCTGACCTTTATAATATTTTATGTTTGGTGACATTAGGAGATACGAAAAAAGAAATTAATCTTTTAGTGAATGCATTAACTCGTATGTCAAAAGCATTTGATTCTGAAGCGGCTATAACAGAAGCTTTAGTGAATGTTCCAGAAATTCCAGCTCTTGCTATGTCACCACGTGATGCTTTTTATGCAGATACAGAAGTCGTTCCACTTGCAGAAGCAGATAACTGTATATGTGCAGAATTTATTATGGTATATCCTCCTGGAATTCCAATTTTTATTCCCGGGGAAATAATTACCCAAGAAAATATTCACTATATTCAAATGAATATCGAGGCTGGTTTACCAGTACAAGGTCCAGAAGATACCACATTAAAAACAATTCGTGTTATAAAAGAACGGAAACCGATTTTCTAA
- a CDS encoding NAD(P)H-dependent flavin oxidoreductase, producing the protein MNWNTRVTELLQVKYPIIQGGLAYLAYADLAAAVSNAGGLGQITAMSLRDPDLLREEIHKVRTLTDKPFGVNFAIGMHGKGYEEMVRVAVEEEVPVVTMTGGNPAPIFDLLAGTNIKKLVLVAARRQAQKAEQLGADAVMVVGQEGGGHLGRDDVGTMVLVPQVVDSVKIPVIASGGIGDGRGWMAAHALGAEGIEMGTRFIATKECVDASEAYKEALLASTEADTTIIKRSIGAPARALRNEFTEKILEIEERTPTYEALKEYISGTANKRFIYDGDRNQGFGWAGQVTGMIHDIPTVEDLINRMVAEAESIRLKWGH; encoded by the coding sequence ATGAATTGGAATACACGTGTGACGGAGCTTTTACAGGTTAAATACCCAATTATACAAGGAGGATTAGCCTATTTAGCATACGCTGATTTAGCTGCTGCTGTGTCGAATGCTGGAGGTTTAGGGCAAATCACGGCTATGAGTTTACGGGATCCTGACTTGTTACGAGAGGAGATCCATAAAGTACGAACATTAACAGATAAACCATTTGGTGTTAATTTTGCAATAGGTATGCATGGGAAAGGCTATGAGGAGATGGTGCGCGTTGCTGTCGAAGAAGAAGTTCCGGTTGTGACAATGACGGGAGGAAATCCAGCACCTATATTTGATTTATTGGCAGGAACTAACATCAAAAAATTAGTCCTTGTAGCTGCACGTAGACAAGCTCAAAAGGCTGAGCAGCTTGGAGCAGATGCTGTCATGGTCGTGGGTCAAGAGGGCGGAGGTCATCTTGGACGTGATGATGTCGGCACAATGGTGCTGGTTCCACAAGTGGTTGATAGTGTGAAAATTCCTGTCATTGCTTCTGGCGGAATTGGTGATGGTCGCGGCTGGATGGCAGCTCATGCACTAGGTGCCGAAGGCATTGAAATGGGCACTCGCTTTATTGCGACAAAGGAGTGTGTCGATGCGTCAGAGGCTTACAAGGAGGCGTTACTTGCAAGCACAGAGGCTGATACAACAATTATTAAGCGCTCTATTGGTGCACCAGCACGAGCGTTACGTAATGAATTTACGGAAAAAATTTTAGAAATTGAAGAAAGAACACCAACATATGAGGCGTTAAAAGAATATATAAGTGGGACAGCCAATAAGCGTTTTATTTATGATGGAGATAGAAATCAAGGCTTTGGATGGGCAGGTCAAGTGACAGGGATGATTCACGATATCCCAACCGTTGAAGATCTAATCAATCGAATGGTTGCAGAAGCTGAAAGTATACGGTTAAAATGGGGGCATTAA
- a CDS encoding response regulator, producing MNDIEVLVIEDDVRVADVHCRFLEKIEGYKVIARANTGEEALDWLQSFSPQLILLDVFLPDILGVDLIDKIKEVSPTSSIILITAATEAHIVQKAYRKNVTDYILKPFTFEQLKESIEKFRYKHLLLKNNENFTQEKIQYLWPKAGSSGPQETPLLLPKGIDPTTMNHVINHLSLMENGSTAELLGKNIGVSRSTARRYLEFLVTQKQVYTELTYGTVGRPERRYFISQ from the coding sequence ATGAACGATATTGAAGTGCTAGTAATTGAAGATGATGTACGTGTAGCAGACGTACATTGTCGTTTTTTAGAAAAAATTGAAGGCTATAAAGTAATTGCGCGGGCAAACACTGGTGAAGAAGCTTTAGATTGGCTTCAATCATTTTCACCGCAACTTATATTACTTGATGTCTTTTTACCAGATATACTCGGGGTTGATTTAATTGATAAAATTAAAGAAGTAAGCCCAACAAGTAGCATTATTTTGATTACCGCAGCCACAGAGGCACATATAGTACAGAAAGCTTATCGGAAAAATGTTACAGATTACATTTTAAAGCCATTTACATTCGAACAACTAAAAGAGAGTATAGAAAAATTCCGTTACAAGCATTTATTGCTGAAAAATAATGAGAATTTTACACAAGAAAAAATTCAATATCTTTGGCCAAAAGCAGGTTCATCTGGCCCTCAAGAAACACCGTTATTACTACCAAAAGGGATTGATCCAACAACAATGAATCATGTTATTAACCATTTAAGTTTAATGGAGAATGGTAGTACAGCTGAGCTGTTAGGAAAGAATATCGGTGTCAGCCGTTCCACCGCTCGTCGTTATTTAGAATTTTTAGTTACACAAAAGCAGGTTTATACTGAACTGACTTATGGCACAGTTGGTCGTCCTGAACGACGATACTTTATTTCTCAATAA
- a CDS encoding ATP-binding protein, translating to MGSSIIFKTLKLQARFAYYSSFLIFIIVILSGILFYMTISDALQTQIGNRALYLAETTASRGDVIEAFHTNNPSESLQKISNDIMLAAKATYVVIGDKHGIRYTHPIADRIGKTMVGDDNNRALIDGESYISIANGSMGQSIRGKAPIFDTNGSIIGVVSIGYLTSELDSLYFLYLDNIFYTMVIALSIGIIGSIFLSRNIKKQIFNLEPSEIASLLTEKNTLIESVREAIITVNEKGEITTLNNAAAKILNLTDSASIIGDNIEQHIPNTHLLNVLTNGEKQLDKLMIVNGHEIIVNRVPMKVNGKVVGAVASFRLQSEIEQMAIELSQVKQYTEALRAQTHEFNNVLYTISGLIQLNASDEALSIIHKEVQGHSSLTQFITKRVKDPFLNGLIIGFFNRARELKIKLIFDEDSYLETFPENIEKSLIISIIGNLLTNAFEEVDKNKERQPIIRLFILDNGEEIIFEVEDSGQGLAQEKLDVLFSENISTKDRKHRGYGLRKVISSIHDLNGTLALEKGDLGGALFIVSISKRGTMIHERY from the coding sequence GTGGGATCTTCTATTATCTTTAAAACATTAAAACTCCAAGCTCGCTTTGCCTATTACAGCAGTTTTTTAATTTTTATTATTGTCATTTTATCAGGCATTCTCTTTTATATGACCATATCTGATGCGTTGCAAACACAAATTGGTAACCGAGCACTATATTTAGCTGAAACAACAGCTAGCAGGGGCGATGTAATCGAAGCGTTTCATACAAATAATCCTTCCGAAAGTCTACAAAAAATTAGCAATGATATTATGCTTGCAGCAAAAGCTACTTATGTTGTAATAGGAGATAAACATGGCATACGCTACACCCATCCTATCGCTGACCGTATTGGTAAAACCATGGTTGGCGATGATAATAACCGAGCATTAATCGATGGTGAGTCTTATATTTCCATTGCGAATGGTTCAATGGGACAATCCATTCGTGGAAAGGCACCTATCTTTGACACAAATGGATCGATTATTGGAGTTGTGTCAATTGGATACTTAACAAGTGAATTAGATAGCTTATATTTTTTATATCTTGATAATATTTTTTATACGATGGTGATTGCATTAAGCATCGGTATAATCGGTTCTATTTTTTTATCCCGTAATATTAAAAAGCAAATTTTTAATTTAGAGCCAAGCGAAATTGCCAGTCTCTTAACAGAAAAAAATACTTTAATTGAATCAGTTCGTGAAGCGATTATAACGGTTAATGAGAAAGGTGAAATCACAACCCTAAATAATGCTGCCGCCAAAATCTTAAATTTAACGGATTCAGCTTCTATCATTGGTGATAATATCGAACAGCATATACCTAATACACATCTTCTTAACGTATTAACGAACGGTGAAAAACAACTTGATAAATTGATGATTGTTAATGGTCATGAAATTATCGTTAACCGTGTACCTATGAAGGTGAATGGTAAAGTTGTCGGCGCTGTTGCAAGTTTCCGATTACAATCAGAAATAGAGCAAATGGCTATCGAATTATCACAAGTAAAACAATATACGGAGGCTTTACGTGCCCAAACACATGAGTTTAATAATGTCCTTTACACAATATCTGGCCTTATTCAATTAAATGCTTCTGATGAAGCACTATCTATTATTCATAAAGAGGTACAAGGACATTCTTCTCTAACCCAATTTATAACAAAGCGTGTAAAGGACCCATTTTTAAATGGTTTAATTATCGGATTTTTTAATCGTGCCCGTGAATTAAAGATCAAATTGATCTTTGATGAGGATAGTTATTTAGAAACCTTTCCTGAAAACATTGAAAAAAGCCTAATTATTTCTATTATAGGGAATTTATTAACCAATGCTTTTGAAGAGGTTGATAAAAACAAAGAGCGACAACCAATTATCAGGCTTTTTATATTAGATAATGGAGAGGAAATCATCTTTGAGGTTGAGGACTCTGGTCAAGGTTTAGCACAAGAAAAATTAGATGTACTATTTTCTGAAAATATTTCCACGAAAGATAGGAAACATCGAGGCTATGGTTTAAGAAAAGTAATTTCCAGCATCCATGATCTAAACGGCACTCTTGCTCTTGAAAAAGGCGATTTAGGAGGTGCCCTATTTATCGTATCTATTAGCAAAAGGGGGACTATGATCCATGAACGATATTGA
- a CDS encoding LrgB family protein, producing MIEAIVILSTIFMFILFTKLYQRIPHPIMIPLVTTTIVSAVILLVFDIPYATYMKGGEWLQQMLGPAVVALAYPLYNQRAIIIKYKYSILSGLFIGMITGLFTIFVLLKWIGVKASWMLTALPKSLTTPVGMQVSETIGGIPPLTAVFVMIAGFVGAIIGPLVIKYGKIDSAVSRGVAVGSASHGVGLVKLREYGEQELSVGSLSMGLTAVIGAFFCPLFVYLFL from the coding sequence TTGATTGAAGCGATTGTTATCCTTAGCACCATTTTCATGTTCATTTTATTTACAAAGCTTTATCAGCGAATTCCACATCCTATCATGATTCCTTTGGTCACAACAACGATTGTCAGTGCAGTGATTTTGCTAGTTTTTGATATCCCATATGCAACTTATATGAAAGGTGGAGAATGGCTTCAGCAGATGCTTGGACCGGCTGTTGTCGCACTTGCCTATCCCCTCTATAATCAACGAGCCATTATTATAAAATATAAATATTCTATTTTATCAGGACTTTTCATAGGTATGATCACAGGCTTATTTACTATTTTTGTATTGTTAAAATGGATTGGTGTTAAAGCTAGCTGGATGCTGACGGCCTTACCTAAATCATTAACTACGCCTGTTGGAATGCAGGTAAGTGAGACAATTGGAGGTATTCCACCTTTAACAGCTGTTTTTGTCATGATTGCAGGGTTTGTAGGCGCTATTATCGGACCATTAGTCATTAAATATGGCAAAATCGACTCGGCGGTTAGTAGAGGTGTTGCAGTAGGTAGTGCCTCACATGGGGTAGGTCTTGTTAAATTAAGAGAATATGGGGAACAGGAATTATCAGTTGGTTCATTATCTATGGGCTTAACAGCTGTGATTGGGGCATTTTTTTGTCCTCTCTTTGTCTATTTGTTTTTGTAA
- a CDS encoding tripartite tricarboxylate transporter substrate binding protein — MWRNISKIMVAGLLFTSLVGCSSSNGEKTEGKNASDYPKNNITIVAPSGAGGGWDLTARAVAKTMNDTGLIDKAIQVENKPGGGGAAFMATFATKEANNDYMLMVKSPPILINHEKAEGNSKFGYKDTTPLAQLTRDYGAIVVKKDSPFQTLEDVLNAMKTSPKDVTLAGGSAPGSMDHLVGIIPAYKAGIDLKTIKYVSYDGGGEAVTALLGGNADVIATDASTIATYVKSGDVRVLAVSSSERLEGELAEVPTFKESGIDEEFTIWRGIFGPKNMSEDAITYWSEKLQAMSESKEWQAEVTRNGWQAEYRNAEEFTAYLDNQNKIIIELLTALGMQK, encoded by the coding sequence ATGTGGAGGAACATTTCTAAAATAATGGTAGCTGGCTTACTATTTACTAGTTTGGTTGGCTGCTCATCATCAAATGGAGAAAAAACAGAGGGAAAGAACGCCAGTGATTATCCGAAAAATAATATTACCATTGTTGCTCCATCTGGTGCTGGTGGTGGCTGGGATTTAACCGCTCGTGCAGTAGCAAAAACCATGAATGACACAGGGTTAATTGATAAGGCAATTCAAGTTGAGAACAAGCCAGGTGGTGGTGGTGCTGCCTTCATGGCAACATTTGCTACAAAGGAGGCCAATAATGATTATATGTTAATGGTTAAATCACCACCGATCCTTATAAATCATGAAAAGGCTGAAGGAAATAGTAAATTTGGCTATAAGGATACTACACCTTTAGCACAATTAACACGTGACTATGGCGCAATCGTTGTTAAAAAGGATTCTCCTTTTCAAACGCTTGAAGATGTTTTAAATGCCATGAAAACTTCACCAAAAGATGTCACATTAGCAGGTGGTTCTGCACCGGGTTCGATGGATCATCTAGTAGGAATTATTCCGGCTTATAAAGCGGGCATTGACTTAAAAACAATTAAATATGTTTCTTATGACGGTGGCGGTGAGGCGGTTACAGCATTATTAGGTGGCAATGCTGATGTTATTGCAACAGATGCCTCCACAATTGCTACTTATGTTAAATCTGGAGATGTTCGTGTATTAGCTGTAAGTTCCTCTGAACGCTTAGAAGGTGAGCTAGCAGAGGTTCCTACATTTAAAGAGTCTGGTATTGATGAGGAATTTACAATTTGGCGTGGTATTTTCGGTCCAAAAAATATGAGTGAAGATGCGATTACCTATTGGTCTGAAAAATTACAGGCAATGTCTGAATCAAAAGAATGGCAAGCTGAGGTGACACGTAATGGCTGGCAAGCAGAATACCGTAATGCGGAAGAATTTACAGCTTATCTAGACAATCAAAATAAAATAATCATTGAACTACTTACAGCTCTTGGTATGCAAAAATAA